Proteins encoded in a region of the Brevefilum fermentans genome:
- the hutH gene encoding histidine ammonia-lyase — MESVKIDGNHLTIEEIIAVARNGAYVELAPEAKVAINQSRSWVEEIIQSGKPVYGINTGFGVFSDIQISAEDSAQLSRNLILSHAVGTGDRLPDEIVRAAILVRANTLAKGHSGVRLELVETLLALLNKQLTPVVPSQGSLGSSGDLAPLSHLALVITTDLMDIDAESGSARYQGDTLSGKMAMARAGIERIILQAKEGLALSNGASFSAAIGALAVFDAATLLKAGEISLALSLEALMGCSAAFDERLHRARGFTGQAKVAENVRALISGSNLVDRARRVQDAYSLRCAPQVQGACRDTLDFVQRIIEIEINAATDNPLLFDPGVALSGGNFHGEPIGMVMDYLGIALTELAAISERRTSRLVDATANGGLPPMLVDKNEDAGLNSGMMMPHYTAASLVLENRTLSSPDSIGSLPVSAQQEDHNANAMTAARHAAQIVSNTAHVIAIECYVAARALVLRLKQHPSAVLGAGTGKIFKKIREIIPYLPGDAWWAPEIEQMRALVLNRELEI; from the coding sequence ATGGAATCAGTCAAGATTGATGGCAATCATTTAACGATAGAAGAGATCATTGCAGTTGCTCGAAACGGTGCATATGTTGAACTTGCTCCAGAAGCAAAGGTGGCGATCAATCAATCTCGAAGTTGGGTTGAAGAAATTATCCAATCCGGCAAGCCAGTGTACGGGATCAACACTGGATTTGGAGTTTTTTCTGATATTCAAATATCTGCTGAAGATTCAGCTCAATTGAGCAGAAACTTGATTCTCAGCCACGCGGTTGGCACGGGAGATCGCTTGCCAGATGAAATCGTCAGAGCGGCGATCTTGGTTCGGGCAAACACACTGGCAAAAGGACATTCAGGTGTTCGTCTGGAACTTGTTGAAACCCTCCTAGCATTGCTTAACAAACAATTAACCCCTGTTGTTCCTTCGCAAGGTTCGTTGGGATCTTCGGGCGATCTGGCGCCGCTTTCGCACCTTGCGCTGGTTATCACCACTGATTTGATGGATATTGATGCTGAATCGGGGTCGGCACGCTATCAGGGTGATACCTTGAGTGGAAAAATGGCCATGGCTCGTGCCGGGATCGAACGCATCATTTTACAGGCGAAGGAAGGACTGGCTCTTTCGAATGGCGCCTCTTTTTCCGCGGCGATTGGCGCTCTGGCTGTCTTTGACGCGGCGACATTGTTAAAGGCAGGAGAGATCTCGTTGGCGCTTTCCCTTGAAGCCTTGATGGGCTGTTCTGCAGCATTCGATGAGCGCCTTCATCGTGCCCGAGGATTTACGGGTCAAGCCAAGGTGGCAGAAAATGTTCGAGCGTTGATCAGTGGAAGCAACCTGGTTGACCGGGCACGGCGTGTGCAGGACGCCTATTCATTACGCTGTGCGCCCCAAGTCCAGGGAGCATGCAGGGATACGCTGGATTTTGTTCAGAGAATTATTGAGATTGAAATTAATGCTGCAACGGATAACCCCCTGTTGTTTGACCCGGGTGTTGCCCTTTCTGGGGGTAATTTCCATGGCGAGCCCATCGGCATGGTGATGGATTACCTGGGAATCGCATTGACTGAGCTGGCAGCAATTTCAGAACGGCGAACGAGCCGGCTGGTTGACGCCACTGCTAATGGTGGACTTCCACCGATGCTGGTCGACAAAAATGAGGACGCGGGTTTGAATTCAGGGATGATGATGCCCCATTATACAGCCGCTTCCCTGGTGTTAGAAAACCGGACGCTTTCCAGCCCGGATTCAATTGGGTCACTGCCAGTATCTGCTCAGCAAGAGGACCACAACGCCAATGCAATGACGGCTGCCCGCCACGCGGCGCAAATTGTTTCCAACACAGCACATGTAATAGCGATTGAGTGTTATGTCGCGGCACGCGCGTTGGTTTTACGGCTCAAACAGCACCCATCGGCGGTATTAGGCGCAGGAACAGGAAAGATTTTCAAGAAAATTCGAGAAATTATCCCTTATCTGCCTGGAGACGCCTGGTGGGCTCCCGAAATTGAACAAATGCGTGCCCTGGTTTTGAACAGGGAGCTAGAAATATAG
- a CDS encoding diacylglycerol/polyprenol kinase family protein translates to MLNNNLLALVLTVLIAIVWLRLNDFIAHRGWVSSVISRKIIHIGTGPIFVLCWLLFNETPSAPYLAALIPLAITIQFALVGAGVIKDPSAVTAMSRTGDRREILRGPLFYGIAFVVLTIVFWRRSPIGIVAMMMLCGGDGLADIVGKKVGGIKLPWSLKKSLAGSLTMLLGGFVFSVLVVWVFVWQNFFPHPMSQYLLPIAVIAVATTITESLPYSDVDNITVPLVSSLLGLFIF, encoded by the coding sequence ATGCTCAATAATAACCTGTTGGCGCTTGTTTTGACCGTTTTGATTGCGATTGTTTGGCTGAGGTTGAACGATTTTATTGCTCATCGGGGATGGGTTTCGAGCGTCATCAGCCGTAAAATCATCCACATCGGGACCGGCCCAATTTTTGTTCTCTGCTGGCTGCTGTTTAATGAAACACCTTCAGCGCCATATTTAGCCGCGTTGATTCCCCTAGCAATAACAATTCAATTTGCCCTGGTGGGCGCAGGTGTAATTAAAGACCCATCTGCAGTGACCGCGATGTCGCGCACCGGGGATCGACGTGAGATCCTGCGAGGCCCCTTATTTTATGGGATTGCTTTTGTTGTGCTGACAATTGTCTTTTGGCGGCGGTCTCCAATCGGGATTGTTGCGATGATGATGCTGTGTGGGGGAGATGGTCTCGCAGATATTGTTGGGAAAAAGGTTGGTGGTATAAAACTTCCCTGGTCGCTGAAAAAGAGTCTGGCAGGTTCTTTGACCATGCTCCTTGGGGGTTTTGTTTTCTCGGTGTTGGTGGTATGGGTGTTTGTTTGGCAAAATTTTTTTCCCCACCCAATGTCACAATACCTGCTTCCGATTGCTGTGATTGCGGTTGCGACAACGATAACCGAGTCTCTGCCTTACAGTGATGTTGATAACATCACCGTTCCCCTGGTTTCTAGCTTATTAGGATTATTCATCTTCTGA
- the smpB gene encoding SsrA-binding protein SmpB, protein MNGKKIISRNRKAKFEYELLETFEAGIELKGSEIKSIRAGQVSLSEAYVRTNGKQAWLVGAHIAPYEHASAFNHEPERDRRLLLHKREIKALWDGVRLKGVTIVPTVLYLRNGLAKVEIALARGKRIYDKRQTLKKRDMERDIERTLESRRGRKGD, encoded by the coding sequence ATGAATGGAAAAAAGATCATTTCAAGAAATAGAAAAGCGAAATTTGAATATGAGCTCCTGGAAACCTTTGAAGCCGGCATTGAGTTGAAAGGATCTGAGATCAAATCGATCCGGGCGGGACAGGTGTCGCTTTCTGAAGCGTATGTTCGAACCAACGGTAAGCAAGCCTGGTTGGTGGGAGCCCACATTGCACCTTATGAACATGCCAGCGCATTTAACCATGAACCAGAACGTGATCGGCGCCTTCTATTGCATAAACGTGAGATCAAAGCCTTGTGGGATGGTGTGCGCTTGAAGGGTGTAACAATCGTCCCGACCGTACTCTATTTACGCAACGGTCTTGCCAAAGTAGAAATTGCCTTAGCAAGAGGAAAACGAATTTACGACAAGCGGCAAACCCTAAAGAAGCGGGATATGGAACGAGATATTGAGCGCACGCTTGAAAGTCGGCGAGGTCGCAAAGGTGATTAG
- a CDS encoding patatin-like phospholipase family protein yields MDIALALGGGGVRGVAHIGVLRTLEEHRFKIKAIAGTSAGGLVGAVYAAGFSTQKIEDAINDFSPLRSFSRQAQDSPSLLGLGGISEILEGLLSDITFDELKIPFAATAVSLYTGKEIILNKGKVLDAILATAAVPGVFPSQKIGGRVLVDGGILDPVPVQVVRWLRPDLPVIAVTLHKRPSDFPEEEVPLPIYIPGPTPIVEHLTNLKSVQAFKIFAQSMEIASQHLTELSMLVYKPEVIISPPVGHIGLLQKIEVSEMIDAGMIATEEVLDEIEAEANWMKKLQRKVKHRVNPDPLPDYWGNIKR; encoded by the coding sequence ATGGATATTGCATTAGCATTAGGCGGGGGTGGCGTCAGGGGCGTTGCCCATATTGGCGTATTACGCACCTTGGAAGAACACCGATTCAAGATCAAAGCTATTGCCGGAACAAGCGCCGGTGGACTGGTGGGAGCTGTTTACGCTGCCGGGTTCAGTACCCAGAAAATCGAGGATGCCATTAACGATTTTTCTCCTTTACGGTCATTTTCCCGTCAAGCCCAGGACAGCCCATCCCTGTTGGGCCTGGGCGGAATTTCCGAAATACTCGAAGGGCTTCTTTCCGATATCACCTTCGACGAACTAAAAATTCCCTTTGCAGCCACAGCGGTCAGTCTGTATACTGGCAAAGAAATTATTCTCAACAAGGGCAAAGTGCTCGATGCCATTCTGGCGACTGCAGCCGTTCCTGGCGTTTTTCCTAGCCAAAAAATTGGCGGACGGGTGCTGGTCGACGGGGGAATTCTTGATCCAGTACCTGTGCAGGTTGTGCGCTGGTTGCGTCCAGACCTGCCTGTCATCGCAGTAACGCTGCATAAACGGCCTTCGGATTTCCCTGAAGAGGAAGTGCCGCTGCCCATCTACATCCCAGGACCGACGCCAATTGTTGAACATCTTACCAACCTCAAATCTGTTCAGGCATTTAAAATTTTTGCTCAATCAATGGAAATAGCCAGCCAGCATTTAACTGAACTTTCCATGCTGGTATATAAACCAGAAGTGATCATCTCACCACCGGTCGGGCATATTGGCTTGCTGCAAAAAATTGAGGTTAGCGAAATGATTGACGCCGGCATGATCGCTACTGAAGAAGTGCTGGACGAGATTGAAGCAGAAGCCAATTGGATGAAAAAACTGCAGCGCAAAGTTAAACATCGCGTCAATCCTGATCCCCTGCCCGATTATTGGGGGAACATCAAAAGATAA
- a CDS encoding alpha/beta hydrolase, producing MTDHQPEKIEFEGWHFRVQYPRQHAQKTRVMLLFHGYEGNENVMWVLTRPLPDNYLLIALRAPIQHSENQYVWHEIASQWPNIDVYRQFSDQLLITIDHWLQKQDIHSDKYDLMGFSQGAVVAYALAFLKPDRINRVAALAGFIPYVWQAQIDGSVVKNKHFFIAHGTKDEIIPLIKAQQAAAFLKKNNAQITFCEAEIGHKLSSNCFPGLGAFFT from the coding sequence ATGACCGATCATCAGCCAGAGAAAATTGAATTCGAAGGGTGGCATTTCCGCGTCCAATATCCCCGCCAGCACGCACAAAAAACGCGTGTCATGTTGTTATTCCATGGCTACGAGGGCAATGAAAACGTCATGTGGGTTCTCACTCGCCCGCTACCTGATAACTACCTGCTCATTGCGTTACGTGCTCCCATTCAGCACAGTGAAAACCAGTATGTTTGGCACGAGATTGCTTCTCAATGGCCGAATATCGATGTTTATCGCCAGTTTTCTGATCAATTGCTTATAACCATCGACCATTGGTTGCAAAAGCAGGACATCCATTCAGATAAATATGATCTGATGGGTTTCAGCCAGGGGGCAGTCGTCGCCTATGCCCTGGCTTTTCTTAAACCGGACAGGATTAATCGTGTTGCAGCACTGGCAGGATTCATTCCTTACGTCTGGCAGGCACAAATCGATGGGAGCGTGGTCAAAAATAAACACTTTTTTATCGCTCATGGGACAAAGGATGAGATTATTCCCCTGATAAAAGCACAGCAGGCTGCAGCGTTTCTGAAGAAGAACAACGCCCAAATCACCTTCTGCGAAGCAGAAATTGGTCATAAATTAAGTTCAAATTGCTTTCCTGGATTAGGTGCTTTTTTTACTTAA
- a CDS encoding SH3 domain-containing protein, whose amino-acid sequence MRDPKQIRSNWAVLLVFSAILLVLLSFYNPVTGEPLAQQPTGVLSTVTSTPRGSYVVVNPLTATDTQINVRAGPNALTEKVGILLINQEANAIGRYGDWIQIEYPGARGGVAWVYANLVTLYGGDLPLVEPPPTSTPNVTRTIDPTLAAQFLITPDATRLPTFTEPAPLEIPTFESPGDSFRAGSLPMGLIIIGLGALGVFLGVIALISGR is encoded by the coding sequence ATGAGAGATCCAAAGCAAATTCGCAGCAATTGGGCTGTCTTGTTGGTTTTTTCGGCAATATTGTTGGTCTTGCTCAGCTTTTACAACCCGGTGACGGGTGAACCCTTAGCACAACAGCCTACCGGGGTATTGTCAACCGTGACCAGTACACCTCGTGGGTCATACGTTGTTGTCAATCCGCTTACAGCGACAGACACACAAATCAATGTTCGCGCAGGTCCTAACGCACTTACAGAAAAGGTCGGCATTTTGCTGATTAATCAAGAAGCCAACGCGATTGGCCGTTATGGAGATTGGATCCAAATAGAATACCCGGGCGCTCGAGGCGGTGTTGCTTGGGTTTATGCTAACTTGGTTACACTTTATGGGGGTGACCTTCCATTGGTTGAGCCACCACCCACCTCAACGCCTAATGTGACCCGGACTATTGATCCAACCCTGGCAGCACAATTTTTAATTACCCCAGATGCCACGCGGTTGCCCACATTTACCGAGCCGGCGCCGCTTGAGATCCCGACATTTGAGTCACCGGGAGATTCCTTCAGGGCGGGCAGTCTGCCTATGGGATTAATTATTATCGGACTTGGTGCCCTGGGCGTCTTTCTGGGTGTAATTGCATTAATCAGCGGGCGTTAA
- a CDS encoding zinc ribbon domain-containing protein, with amino-acid sequence MPITRIYHGDINPSDIARDLIAYYHRGAYQVQQIGRDPQIALQIATRQFQRSGGKTALTITIHRVDDGISVQVGKQAWMGVAASLGETALRAIRNPFSLIGRLDDIAQDIESLQLSEEVWEVIERTLQQHGLGKDLSDRLKRYVCPYCNTANPPGESRCIACGAPLGDIQPIACLNCGFIVSSLDRICPNCQNPLPSGS; translated from the coding sequence ATGCCCATTACTCGCATCTATCATGGTGATATCAATCCAAGCGATATTGCCCGGGATCTGATCGCATATTATCATCGCGGGGCTTACCAGGTCCAGCAAATTGGACGCGACCCGCAAATCGCCTTGCAAATCGCCACTCGCCAATTTCAGCGTTCAGGCGGCAAAACAGCGTTAACGATCACGATACACAGGGTTGATGATGGAATATCGGTTCAGGTTGGCAAACAAGCCTGGATGGGTGTGGCAGCCAGCCTGGGTGAAACCGCTTTACGAGCAATCCGCAACCCGTTTTCACTCATCGGGCGTCTTGATGATATTGCCCAGGACATTGAATCACTCCAGTTGAGCGAAGAGGTTTGGGAGGTCATCGAACGAACCCTTCAGCAACATGGGCTTGGAAAGGACCTTTCCGATAGACTCAAACGGTATGTTTGTCCATATTGCAATACGGCCAACCCGCCAGGAGAAAGCCGTTGTATCGCGTGCGGAGCACCTTTGGGGGATATCCAACCAATCGCCTGTTTGAATTGCGGATTTATTGTCAGCTCTTTAGATCGAATCTGCCCTAACTGTCAGAATCCGTTGCCATCGGGAAGTTAG
- the zwf gene encoding glucose-6-phosphate dehydrogenase, whose translation MDAIKVKNLPCTESVAIVIFGITGDLSHRKLIPALYENAKSNHLPQPFYIIGFARRPWDDQKMREVLSQAIRDFARTQPVDEKVLNQLVERTHYIESAFQDRAGYTQLSKLLSDLGIKNTLFYLATPPSEYADIVEKIGQSDLEFCPGGWRRIVVEKPFGHDLKSAQLLDESLHAVFHENQIYRMDHYLGKETVQNILAFRFGNGIFEPLWNRNNIDHIQITMAESEGVGTRAGYYDRAGVVRDVFQNHLLQLLSLTAMEAPAVFSAKAVRDEKVKVLNSISDIKGKSAIKNTFRAQYVSGTINGERVPSYRDEANVDPGSITETFMAARLFVNNWRWAGVPFYLRSGKRLPKRVTEIAIQFTQIPLTLFDQPNLAGDAPNVLVLHIQPDEGITLFLGAKVPGGAMHIEPVEMRFSYAETFGDSHPDAYERLLLDCLQGDATLFNRSDEVMEAWRLTQGIIDAWESQGLENLPVYEAGTQGPHGADDFIMRHNRRWRKIK comes from the coding sequence ATGGATGCTATTAAAGTGAAAAATCTTCCATGTACCGAAAGCGTTGCAATTGTGATTTTTGGTATCACGGGCGACCTTTCGCATAGAAAACTGATACCTGCGCTATATGAAAACGCAAAATCTAATCATCTGCCTCAGCCGTTTTATATCATCGGTTTCGCCAGACGCCCTTGGGATGATCAAAAAATGAGGGAAGTATTAAGTCAGGCGATAAGGGATTTTGCCCGCACTCAACCCGTTGACGAAAAAGTGCTCAACCAACTCGTTGAACGAACTCATTATATTGAGTCGGCATTTCAGGATCGAGCGGGTTATACACAGTTAAGCAAGCTTTTAAGTGATTTGGGTATAAAAAATACACTATTCTACCTGGCAACTCCACCGAGTGAGTACGCGGATATCGTTGAAAAAATCGGTCAATCAGATTTAGAGTTTTGTCCTGGTGGATGGCGGCGCATCGTGGTTGAAAAACCTTTCGGGCACGATCTGAAGTCAGCACAATTGCTCGATGAATCACTTCATGCTGTTTTTCATGAGAACCAAATATACCGAATGGATCATTATCTGGGCAAAGAAACCGTTCAAAATATTCTCGCTTTCAGGTTTGGCAACGGGATTTTTGAACCCCTCTGGAATCGTAACAATATTGATCACATCCAAATCACTATGGCAGAATCGGAAGGCGTGGGAACCCGGGCAGGATATTACGACCGTGCAGGTGTGGTCAGAGATGTGTTCCAGAATCACCTACTACAGCTATTATCTCTCACAGCCATGGAAGCGCCAGCAGTATTCAGCGCCAAAGCGGTTAGAGATGAAAAGGTCAAAGTACTGAATTCCATCAGTGATATTAAAGGCAAATCGGCAATAAAAAATACCTTTCGTGCTCAGTATGTATCCGGAACGATTAATGGAGAACGCGTGCCCAGTTATCGTGATGAAGCAAATGTTGATCCGGGCTCGATAACTGAGACTTTCATGGCGGCCCGCTTGTTTGTCAACAACTGGCGTTGGGCTGGAGTTCCTTTTTATTTACGTTCAGGAAAACGCTTACCAAAACGAGTGACAGAGATTGCGATTCAATTCACTCAAATCCCACTGACCTTGTTTGATCAACCCAATTTGGCTGGAGACGCACCGAATGTGCTGGTATTACACATTCAGCCCGATGAGGGGATCACATTATTTTTAGGCGCCAAAGTGCCTGGTGGGGCTATGCACATTGAGCCTGTTGAAATGCGCTTCAGTTACGCAGAAACCTTTGGTGATTCACACCCCGATGCATATGAGCGGTTGTTGCTTGACTGTTTGCAGGGAGACGCGACGCTTTTCAATCGTAGCGATGAGGTGATGGAAGCCTGGCGGTTAACGCAGGGAATTATTGATGCATGGGAGTCGCAGGGTTTAGAAAATTTGCCCGTTTACGAAGCTGGCACCCAGGGGCCACATGGTGCAGACGATTTTATTATGCGTCATAATCGTCGCTGGCGGAAGATCAAATAA
- a CDS encoding ribose-phosphate diphosphokinase, producing MTRNTLRIFSGNAHPELAKEIAEILKVPMGRSTTTIFPDSETYITIDEVVRDQDIFIVQPCSAPVNEHLMELMLYLDAFRRASANSVSVLIPYFPYARQDRMAKGREAISARVVANMLETMGADRVIYMDIHNTAIQGFFNIPVDPPSAIPVLSSYFKKERFKNYVIVSPDVGRADVAGKYAEQTGLPLVVMHKRRDSATETHTTHVVGDIRGKSPIIIDDLMASGSVMLQLDALYDAGAVGKAYFAVTHPVLLPTAIEYLNNDDRIEKLVVTNTIHIPLEKRVPKLEILSIAPLLAKIIDRIYHGKSLSDLLVLT from the coding sequence ATGACCAGAAACACGTTAAGGATCTTCTCGGGAAATGCCCACCCAGAACTGGCAAAGGAAATTGCTGAAATACTGAAAGTCCCCATGGGTCGGTCAACCACAACGATCTTTCCCGATAGCGAGACCTATATCACCATCGATGAGGTCGTGCGTGATCAGGATATTTTTATCGTCCAACCATGCAGTGCTCCCGTAAACGAACATCTTATGGAATTAATGCTGTATCTTGACGCCTTCCGACGCGCCAGCGCAAATTCGGTGAGTGTACTCATTCCTTATTTTCCTTATGCACGCCAGGATCGAATGGCAAAGGGCAGGGAAGCAATCAGTGCCCGGGTCGTCGCGAACATGCTCGAGACCATGGGAGCAGACCGGGTGATCTACATGGATATTCACAACACAGCCATCCAGGGATTCTTCAACATCCCGGTAGATCCACCTTCGGCTATCCCGGTATTGTCGTCTTACTTCAAAAAGGAGCGCTTTAAAAATTATGTCATCGTCAGTCCGGATGTCGGTCGGGCTGACGTTGCAGGCAAGTATGCTGAACAGACCGGCCTTCCCCTGGTGGTGATGCACAAACGTCGCGACTCGGCAACGGAAACACACACAACCCATGTTGTGGGTGACATTCGTGGAAAAAGCCCGATCATCATCGACGATCTCATGGCCAGCGGCAGCGTTATGCTTCAGTTAGATGCGCTTTACGATGCTGGTGCGGTTGGGAAAGCCTATTTCGCGGTTACCCATCCGGTCTTACTACCAACCGCCATTGAGTACCTCAACAATGACGACCGGATTGAGAAATTGGTCGTGACCAATACCATCCACATTCCTTTAGAAAAACGAGTTCCGAAACTCGAAATCCTCTCAATTGCGCCCTTATTAGCAAAAATTATTGATCGGATTTATCATGGCAAAAGCCTTTCCGATTTGTTGGTGTTGACATAA
- the radC gene encoding RadC family protein — translation MADNKVGYRIKDIEQSQRPRERLEKQGASVLNDAELLAILLRVGTHGMSAVQMGQRMLYHFEGLEGLQRATFSELCQIDGVGPAKAAQIKAAIELGIRIAKKQPEERGLITSPQDVADRVQYKMAHFEQEELWILLLDTRNHHIRTEQLYRGSLNASTIRPAEIFKSGIRHNAASLIIVHNHPSGDPSPSPEDIHLTRMLIEAGNMLELPILDHVVVGTKGFVSIKSLHPELWPS, via the coding sequence ATGGCAGACAATAAAGTTGGGTACCGCATTAAAGACATTGAACAGTCACAAAGACCACGAGAGCGCTTGGAGAAACAGGGAGCCAGTGTTCTCAATGATGCAGAGCTGCTGGCGATCTTATTACGCGTTGGGACACATGGAATGAGCGCGGTGCAAATGGGGCAACGAATGCTATATCATTTTGAAGGATTGGAAGGATTGCAGCGAGCAACGTTTTCTGAGTTATGCCAAATTGATGGTGTCGGACCAGCCAAAGCCGCTCAAATAAAAGCAGCAATCGAGCTGGGAATTCGCATAGCAAAAAAGCAACCCGAAGAGCGGGGGTTGATCACCAGCCCTCAAGATGTTGCGGACCGGGTTCAGTATAAAATGGCGCACTTTGAACAAGAGGAATTGTGGATCTTGCTGCTGGACACCCGGAATCATCATATCCGAACAGAGCAACTTTACCGAGGCTCGTTAAATGCTTCTACGATAAGACCTGCAGAAATTTTCAAATCCGGAATTCGTCACAATGCTGCCTCTCTGATTATTGTCCACAACCACCCGAGTGGTGATCCCTCGCCCAGTCCTGAAGATATTCATCTGACTCGAATGTTGATCGAAGCAGGAAATATGCTAGAATTGCCGATTTTGGACCATGTGGTGGTTGGCACAAAGGGTTTTGTTTCTATAAAATCGTTGCATCCGGAGCTGTGGCCGTCTTAA
- a CDS encoding STAS domain-containing protein — protein MDLLNVNFISSSGMLNIVKHQHKLIRQNKGESVFLHVPELVNQSYEVAGFNTIFKFFQDFDSAKIDFSRSNK, from the coding sequence GTGGACTTGCTGAATGTGAATTTCATCTCAAGTTCTGGCATGCTTAACATTGTGAAACACCAACACAAATTAATCAGGCAAAACAAAGGCGAAAGCGTCTTTTTACACGTACCAGAGCTTGTTAATCAAAGTTATGAAGTGGCTGGATTCAACACCATTTTTAAATTCTTTCAGGATTTTGATTCTGCAAAAATTGACTTCTCGAGATCTAATAAATGA
- a CDS encoding ATP-binding protein: protein MKTKTYPANYKSLATISQFIIEQAEDAGFSPKDVYAIQIAVDEACSNIIDHAYGGENLGEITIKFNNFKNKIQIILIDKGKPFILEDVPEPDLTSPLETRKERGLGVFFMKNFMDSVLFEFSKSEGNILTMEKNKGE from the coding sequence ATGAAAACCAAAACATACCCCGCAAATTACAAAAGTCTGGCAACCATCAGCCAATTTATCATTGAACAAGCAGAGGATGCAGGGTTCTCACCCAAAGATGTTTATGCTATCCAAATTGCAGTGGATGAAGCTTGCTCGAATATTATAGACCATGCCTATGGTGGTGAAAATCTGGGGGAGATAACCATTAAATTCAACAATTTTAAAAACAAAATCCAAATCATCCTCATTGACAAAGGCAAACCCTTTATCCTGGAAGATGTACCCGAACCGGATTTAACTTCACCGCTTGAGACTCGGAAAGAACGCGGGTTAGGCGTTTTCTTCATGAAAAATTTCATGGATAGCGTTCTGTTCGAATTTTCCAAGTCGGAAGGCAATATCCTGACGATGGAGAAGAATAAAGGAGAATAA